Proteins co-encoded in one Kribbella solani genomic window:
- a CDS encoding DHA2 family efflux MFS transporter permease subunit, which yields MLNPRRWWALAAMSVSLIVIGLDLTVLNVALPTLATDLQASTSQLQWFANAYTLVLASLLLPAGLLGDRFGPKRLMLGALVVFGLASAACAFASTPGELIAARAALGIGSAFLIPLSMSLLNLLFAPAERQRAMTIWLMANSLGIPLGPVLGGWLLDHYRWGSIFLINLPLVVVGLVAVALLIPATRGHRSRRIDVPGIGLSAAGLVALTYGFIAAGERGWGSGWTLGAIAVGVLLLFAFWAWARRATHPLIDLGLFRSPGFTWGTVLATLASFALVGLMFVLPQLFQAVQGADAFQAGLRLLPIIGGMLVGAKVAERLVETAGARVPVLIGFGLMLAGLVLGAFTEVGDGYGYTAIWVSLVGVSIGFTLPPMNGLALAALPLEQSGSGSALIQASRQVGGTLGVAILGTVLNAAYRNHLDVTGLPPAAATAARDSASGAIAIGSPELTRSARAAFVTGMDLTLWVCGGIAVLSIVLALVFLPRRTRGAVAPAEKVATIGA from the coding sequence ATGCTGAATCCACGTCGGTGGTGGGCGCTGGCGGCGATGTCCGTCAGCCTGATCGTGATCGGGCTTGACCTGACCGTGCTGAACGTCGCGCTGCCGACGCTCGCCACGGATCTGCAGGCGTCGACCAGCCAGCTGCAGTGGTTCGCGAACGCGTACACGCTGGTGCTGGCGTCGTTGCTGCTCCCGGCCGGGTTGCTGGGTGACCGGTTCGGGCCGAAGCGGCTGATGCTCGGGGCGCTGGTGGTGTTCGGGCTGGCGTCGGCGGCGTGCGCGTTCGCGAGTACGCCGGGGGAGCTGATCGCGGCGCGGGCCGCGCTCGGGATCGGATCGGCGTTCCTGATCCCGTTGTCGATGTCGCTGCTGAACCTGCTGTTCGCGCCGGCGGAGCGGCAGCGCGCGATGACGATCTGGCTGATGGCGAACTCGCTCGGCATCCCGCTCGGTCCGGTGCTCGGCGGCTGGCTGCTCGACCACTACCGGTGGGGCTCGATCTTCTTGATCAACCTGCCGCTGGTCGTGGTCGGTCTGGTCGCGGTGGCACTGCTGATTCCGGCGACGCGAGGGCATCGGTCGCGGCGGATCGACGTACCCGGCATCGGGCTGTCCGCGGCCGGGCTGGTCGCGCTGACGTACGGGTTCATCGCGGCCGGCGAGCGTGGTTGGGGATCGGGCTGGACGCTCGGTGCGATCGCGGTCGGCGTGCTGTTGCTGTTCGCCTTCTGGGCCTGGGCGCGGCGGGCGACGCATCCGCTGATCGACCTCGGGCTGTTCCGGTCGCCCGGGTTCACCTGGGGTACGGTCCTGGCGACCCTGGCGTCGTTCGCGCTGGTGGGGTTGATGTTCGTGCTACCGCAGCTCTTCCAGGCGGTGCAGGGCGCGGACGCGTTCCAGGCCGGGCTGCGGTTGCTGCCGATCATCGGCGGGATGCTGGTCGGCGCCAAGGTCGCCGAGCGGCTGGTCGAGACGGCCGGCGCGCGAGTGCCGGTGCTGATCGGGTTCGGGTTGATGCTGGCCGGGCTGGTGCTCGGCGCGTTCACCGAGGTCGGCGACGGGTACGGGTACACCGCGATCTGGGTCAGTCTGGTCGGGGTGAGCATCGGCTTCACGCTGCCGCCGATGAACGGATTGGCGCTCGCCGCGTTGCCGCTCGAACAGAGCGGATCGGGGTCCGCGTTGATCCAGGCGTCCCGTCAGGTCGGCGGCACGCTCGGGGTCGCGATACTCGGTACGGTACTCAACGCCGCGTACCGGAATCACCTGGACGTCACCGGCCTGCCACCCGCGGCCGCCACCGCCGCCCGTGACAGCGCATCCGGCGCGATCGCGATCGGTTCGCCGGAGCTGACCCGGTCGGCGCGGGCCGCGTTCGTGACCGGGATGGACCTGACGCTGTGGGTGTGCGGCGGGATCGCGGTGCTGTCGATCGTGCTCGCGCTGGTCTTCCTGCCACGCCGGACCCGGGGTGCCGTCGCGCCGGCGGAGAAAGTTGCCACAATCGGAGCATGA
- the murI gene encoding glutamate racemase, with protein sequence MADAPVGIFDSGFGGLTVARAVLDQLPHEPILYLGDTARQPYGPKPIAEVREYALECLDHLVEAGVKMLVIACNSASAAMLRDARERYDVPVVEVILPAARRAVAATRNQRVGVICTKATAQSLAYEDGFAAAPQIELFTKACPKFVPFVESGVTSGPELIEAAHEYLDPMVEAGVDTLILGCTHYPLLTGVISYVMGDNVTLVSSADECAKDVYGVLTKTGLLRPDSLPAPQHRFVTTGSPDEFAAIGSRFLGPVLSAVDQFAWVR encoded by the coding sequence GTGGCTGATGCACCGGTGGGGATCTTCGACTCTGGCTTCGGCGGACTCACCGTCGCGCGCGCCGTACTCGACCAGTTGCCGCACGAGCCGATCCTCTATCTCGGCGACACCGCCCGGCAGCCGTACGGCCCGAAGCCGATCGCTGAGGTACGCGAGTACGCGCTGGAGTGCCTGGACCATCTGGTCGAGGCCGGCGTGAAGATGCTGGTGATCGCGTGCAACTCGGCCAGCGCCGCGATGCTCCGGGACGCCCGCGAGCGGTACGACGTGCCCGTCGTCGAGGTGATCCTGCCGGCCGCCCGGCGCGCGGTCGCCGCGACCCGGAACCAGCGCGTCGGCGTGATCTGTACAAAGGCGACCGCGCAGTCCTTGGCGTACGAGGACGGGTTCGCGGCCGCGCCGCAGATCGAGCTGTTCACCAAGGCCTGCCCGAAGTTCGTCCCGTTCGTCGAGTCCGGCGTGACGTCCGGCCCGGAGCTGATCGAGGCCGCGCACGAGTACCTGGACCCGATGGTCGAGGCCGGCGTCGACACCCTCATCCTCGGGTGCACGCACTACCCGTTGCTCACCGGCGTCATCTCGTACGTGATGGGCGACAATGTCACTCTGGTCAGCAGCGCCGACGAGTGCGCCAAGGACGTGTACGGAGTGCTGACCAAAACCGGACTGCTCCGCCCGGACAGTCTGCCCGCGCCGCAGCATCGGTTCGTCACCACCGGCAGTCCGGACGAGTTCGCGGCGATCGGCTCCCGCTTCCTCGGGCCGGTGCTGTCCGCCGTCGATCAGTTCGCCTGGGTTCGCTGA
- a CDS encoding MoaD/ThiS family protein produces MAIELRVPTILRTYTGGAKAVTGDGTDLAAFIDDVNGNHPGLKERIVEGEPEELRRFVNVYVNDEDVRFTGGLKTEVKDGDVVVVLPAVAGG; encoded by the coding sequence ATGGCGATCGAACTGCGCGTGCCGACGATCCTGCGCACCTACACCGGCGGAGCGAAGGCGGTCACCGGCGACGGTACCGACCTGGCCGCTTTCATCGACGACGTGAACGGCAACCACCCGGGGCTCAAGGAGCGGATCGTGGAGGGTGAGCCGGAGGAGCTGCGCCGGTTCGTGAACGTGTACGTGAACGACGAGGACGTCCGGTTCACCGGCGGCCTGAAGACCGAGGTGAAGGACGGCGACGTCGTCGTCGTACTGCCCGCGGTCGCCGGCGGCTGA
- a CDS encoding PLP-dependent cysteine synthase family protein, whose protein sequence is MRFDSLLDSVGGTPLIGLPRLSPSAEVRLWAKLEDRNPTGSIKDRAALRMLLDAEKDGRLRPGTTILEPTSGNTGISLAMAAKLRGYRMVCVLPENTSEERRQILRMWGVEIISSPAAGGSNEAVRVAKQVAAEHPDWVMLYQYGNPSNALAHYDGTAREILDDLPSVTHFVAGLGTTGTLMGAGRFFRDHKPEVKIVAAEPRYGELVYGLRNLEEGFVPELYDETLIDARFSVGPRDAVRRVRELLDNEGIFAGVSTGAILHAALGQAAKCVRAGVPADIAFVVPDGGWKYLSTGAYEGTVDEAENRLEGQLWA, encoded by the coding sequence GTGCGCTTCGACAGCTTGCTCGATTCGGTCGGCGGTACGCCCCTGATCGGCCTGCCGCGGTTGTCGCCGTCGGCGGAGGTACGGCTCTGGGCGAAGCTCGAGGACCGGAATCCGACCGGCTCGATCAAGGACCGGGCCGCGTTGCGGATGCTGCTGGACGCGGAGAAGGACGGCCGGCTCCGCCCGGGCACCACGATCCTCGAACCGACCTCGGGCAACACCGGCATCTCACTCGCGATGGCGGCCAAGCTGCGCGGGTACCGGATGGTCTGCGTACTGCCGGAGAACACCTCCGAGGAGCGCCGCCAGATCCTCCGGATGTGGGGTGTCGAGATCATCTCGTCGCCCGCCGCCGGTGGTTCGAACGAGGCGGTCCGGGTGGCCAAGCAGGTCGCGGCCGAACATCCCGACTGGGTGATGCTGTACCAGTACGGCAACCCGTCGAACGCGCTGGCGCACTACGACGGCACCGCGCGCGAGATCCTCGACGACCTGCCGTCGGTGACGCATTTCGTGGCCGGCCTCGGCACCACCGGTACGTTGATGGGCGCCGGCCGGTTCTTCCGGGATCACAAGCCGGAGGTGAAGATCGTCGCCGCCGAACCGCGCTACGGCGAGCTGGTCTACGGCCTGCGCAACCTGGAGGAGGGGTTCGTCCCCGAGCTGTACGACGAGACGCTGATCGACGCCCGCTTCTCGGTCGGCCCGCGGGACGCGGTCCGCCGGGTGCGTGAGCTGCTCGACAACGAAGGGATCTTCGCGGGTGTCTCCACCGGCGCGATCCTGCACGCGGCCCTCGGTCAGGCGGCCAAGTGTGTACGTGCGGGCGTGCCTGCCGACATTGCCTTCGTCGTCCCGGACGGTGGCTGGAAGTACCTGTCCACCGGCGCGTACGAGGGCACCGTGGACGAAGCCGAGAACCGGCTCGAAGGCCAGCTCTGGGCGTGA
- a CDS encoding M67 family metallopeptidase: MLTIEQETYDAIVAHARKDHPDEACGVVAGPVGSDRAVRLVPMLNAAMSPTFYEFDSGDLLRLYKEMDARDEEPVVIYHSHTGTEAYPSRTDINLAQEPGAHYVLVSTRDGAHAAAYDGPVEFRSYRIVDGEVREEEVRVVGSYQETEGEH; encoded by the coding sequence GTGCTGACCATCGAGCAGGAGACGTACGACGCGATCGTCGCGCACGCGCGGAAGGATCATCCGGACGAGGCGTGTGGGGTGGTCGCGGGACCGGTCGGGTCCGATCGGGCGGTGCGGCTGGTGCCGATGCTGAACGCGGCGATGTCGCCGACGTTCTACGAGTTCGACTCCGGTGATCTGCTCCGGCTGTACAAGGAGATGGACGCCCGGGACGAGGAGCCGGTGGTGATCTACCACTCGCACACCGGCACCGAGGCCTACCCGTCGCGTACCGACATCAACCTGGCCCAGGAGCCGGGCGCGCACTACGTGCTGGTGTCGACCCGGGACGGCGCGCACGCCGCGGCGTACGACGGGCCGGTCGAGTTCCGTTCGTACCGGATCGTCGACGGCGAGGTCAGGGAAGAAGAAGTCCGCGTGGTTGGTTCCTATCAAGAGACCGAAGGAGAGCACTGA
- a CDS encoding MBL fold metallo-hydrolase gives MKLTVIGCSGSVPGPDSAASSYLVTAEGFNLVLDLGSGALGTLQRHLAVPEIGAIGLSHLHPDHCMDLCGLYVAARYAPGAPIPRIPVYGPPGASERMALAYDLPLDPGMEEELDFHAWQEVQAIGPFTIRTAPMVHPVPAYAIRVEYGGRVLVYTGDTGPNEALIELARGADVLLSEAALPDGDPGNPADLHLTPSDAGEHATKAGAKRLVITHVPPWYDPVVQAEHARRTFSGPIEIASTNAVFDI, from the coding sequence ATGAAGCTCACCGTGATCGGTTGCTCCGGGTCCGTCCCCGGGCCGGACTCGGCCGCCTCGAGCTATCTGGTCACCGCCGAGGGATTCAACCTGGTCCTCGACCTCGGCAGTGGCGCGCTCGGCACGTTGCAACGGCATCTCGCCGTGCCGGAGATCGGGGCGATCGGCCTTTCCCACCTGCATCCTGACCACTGCATGGACCTGTGCGGCCTGTACGTCGCGGCCCGGTACGCGCCGGGCGCGCCGATCCCGCGGATCCCCGTGTACGGGCCGCCGGGTGCGTCGGAGCGAATGGCCCTCGCGTACGATCTGCCGCTCGATCCGGGGATGGAGGAGGAGCTGGACTTCCATGCCTGGCAGGAAGTTCAGGCCATCGGGCCGTTCACGATCCGGACCGCGCCGATGGTGCATCCGGTCCCGGCCTACGCGATCCGCGTCGAGTACGGCGGCAGGGTGCTCGTCTACACCGGCGATACCGGGCCGAACGAAGCGCTGATCGAGCTGGCCCGTGGCGCCGACGTGTTGCTGTCCGAAGCGGCGCTTCCGGACGGCGATCCGGGCAATCCGGCCGACCTGCATCTGACCCCGTCCGATGCCGGCGAACATGCCACGAAGGCCGGTGCGAAACGGCTCGTGATCACGCACGTTCCACCCTGGTACGACCCGGTCGTCCAAGCGGAGCATGCGCGGCGTACGTTCAGCGGGCCGATCGAAATCGCCAGTACGAATGCCGTTTTCGACATCTGA
- a CDS encoding alpha/beta fold hydrolase: protein MWTATTGVGTRRAPVVILHGGPGLWDDYEVLAGMLDDLTVVHRFDQRGCGRSDPSATQTMARLARDIDELRAYFGHSRIVVIGHSFGATLALKYAAAYADRVAGVVYLDGVGVGDWRTPYYAERARRMTPEQAARLEELSGRTEVSGRPRSSAEETEFRALSWFTDHADRERAMTWAYASAVVDLPINFAANSALGAEINGWSAEEVKALVAAVRAPITFVHGEHDPRPATAVRELAEAAPNHTFELIPDAGHSPWLEQPELVREVLRAAVE from the coding sequence TTGTGGACGGCCACAACCGGTGTCGGCACGCGCCGCGCGCCGGTCGTGATCCTGCATGGTGGTCCGGGATTATGGGACGACTACGAGGTCCTGGCCGGCATGCTCGACGACCTGACCGTCGTGCATCGCTTCGACCAGCGCGGTTGTGGGCGGTCGGACCCGTCCGCTACGCAGACGATGGCGCGGCTCGCGCGGGACATCGACGAGTTGCGCGCGTACTTCGGTCATTCGCGGATCGTTGTCATCGGCCACTCCTTCGGCGCGACGCTCGCGTTGAAGTACGCGGCCGCGTACGCCGATCGGGTTGCGGGCGTGGTGTATCTCGACGGGGTCGGCGTCGGTGATTGGCGTACGCCGTACTACGCGGAGCGCGCCCGCCGGATGACGCCCGAGCAGGCCGCGCGGCTTGAGGAACTGTCCGGCCGGACCGAGGTGTCCGGCCGGCCCAGGAGCTCCGCCGAGGAGACCGAGTTTCGCGCGTTGTCGTGGTTCACGGATCACGCGGATCGCGAGCGGGCGATGACCTGGGCGTACGCGAGCGCGGTCGTCGACCTGCCGATCAACTTCGCGGCGAACAGTGCGCTGGGGGCCGAGATCAACGGCTGGTCGGCCGAGGAGGTGAAGGCACTCGTGGCGGCGGTCCGGGCGCCGATCACCTTCGTACACGGCGAACACGACCCACGTCCGGCCACCGCGGTCCGCGAGCTGGCCGAGGCGGCGCCGAACCACACATTCGAGCTGATCCCGGACGCCGGCCACTCGCCATGGCTGGAGCAGCCCGAGCTGGTCCGGGAGGTGCTGCGCGCCGCGGTTGAGTAG
- a CDS encoding TetR family transcriptional regulator, whose translation MTAHRAEPPGKPLGLRERKKAKTRAAIQEHALRLFKDQGYAETTVQEIAAAAEVSPATFFRYFATKEDTVVLDRLDPVMIELFRSQPAELTPTEALQAAIRQSMSELTDDEWELESERQRLVMNAPELRVRMLDQLYEGIDLLVTLAAERTGRAPDDLSVRAWAGAVVGVMMATYRQLAIDAPLPKYLQTMDLAFDQLDGLKLSSSDRADVGGCGQGVAGLEAEGGCG comes from the coding sequence ATGACCGCGCACAGGGCCGAGCCGCCGGGGAAACCACTCGGGCTGCGCGAACGCAAGAAAGCGAAGACCCGGGCCGCCATCCAGGAGCACGCGCTGCGGCTGTTCAAGGATCAGGGGTACGCCGAGACGACCGTGCAGGAGATCGCGGCCGCGGCCGAGGTGTCACCGGCGACGTTCTTCCGGTACTTCGCGACCAAGGAGGACACCGTCGTCCTCGACCGGCTCGATCCGGTGATGATCGAACTCTTCCGTAGCCAGCCCGCTGAACTGACCCCGACCGAGGCCCTCCAGGCGGCGATCCGGCAGAGCATGTCCGAGCTGACCGACGACGAATGGGAACTGGAGTCCGAGCGCCAGCGCCTCGTCATGAACGCCCCCGAACTCCGGGTCCGAATGCTCGACCAGCTCTACGAAGGCATCGATCTCCTGGTCACCCTCGCCGCCGAACGCACCGGCCGCGCCCCCGACGACCTGTCCGTCCGCGCCTGGGCCGGCGCGGTCGTCGGCGTCATGATGGCCACCTACCGCCAACTGGCGATCGACGCCCCCCTCCCCAAGTACCTGCAAACCATGGACCTGGCCTTCGACCAACTCGACGGACTGAAGCTCAGCTCAAGCGACCGAGCAGATGTCGGCGGTTGTGGTCAGGGGGTCGCCGGGTTGGAGGCCGAAGGTGGTTGCGGCTGA